Genomic window (Egicoccus halophilus):
GCCGATGGTGAACATCGACACGAACCCGATGGAGAACAGCATCGGGGTCGTGAAGCGCAGCTTGCCGCCCCACATCGTGAAGACCCAGTTGAAGATCTTGATGCCGGTCGGCACGGCGATGAACATCGTCGAGAGCGCGAACGCCGAGCGGGCGACCGGGCCGATCGAGGACGTGAACATGTGGTGCGCCCACACCCCGAAGCCGATGAAGCCGATGGCAGCGCCGGCGAAGGCGACCGCGGCGTAGCCGAACAGCGGCTTGCGGCTGAAGACCGGCAGGATCTCGGACACGATCCCCATCGCGGGGAGGATCATGATGTAGACCTCGGGGTGCCCGAACAGCCAGAACAGGTGCTGCCAGAGGATCGGGTCACCGCCGGTGGCGGGATTGAAGAACTGCGCCCCGAACACGGTGTCGAACTGCAGCATGAACAGCGCGACCGCGATGATCGGCAGCGCGAACAGCAGCAGGAAGTTGGTGACCAGCGACATCCAGATGAACATCGGCATGCGCATGAAGGTCATGCCGGGCGCGCGCATGTTCAGGATGGTGGTGATGAAGTTCACGGCCGCCGACAGGGAGCTGACCCCGAGCAACTGCAGTCCCACGGCGTAGAACGCCATGTTGGACACGGAGTCGACCGACAGCGGCGCGTAGCCCACCCACGAGCCGTTGGGCGCACCGCCGAGGAGGAACGACGAGTACAGGAAGATCCCGCCGAACAGGTACATCCAGTAGCTGAACGCGTTCAGGCGCGGGAAGGCGACGTCCCGGGCCCCGATCTGCAGCGGGATGAGGTAGTTGAAGAAGGCGGCGGAGAGCGGCATGACGACGAGGAAGACCATCGTGATGCCGTGCATCGTGAAGGCCTGGTTGTAGATCTCGGCCGTCACCAGCGACTGCTCGGCCTGAGCCAGCTGCGCGCGGATCAGACCCGACTCGACCCCGCCCAGGAAGAAGAACACCAGGACGGTGAAGAAGTACATGATGCCGATCTTCTTGTGATCGGTCGTGGTGATCCAGCTCGAGAAGCCGGTCTCGGCGCTCGGGCGCGAGAACACGCTCCGGCGGCCGGTCGTCGTGCTGTGCGACATCGTGGTTCCTCGTGTTCGCCGCCGGCCCGGGGTCGTCTCGGGCCGGCGCCACCGTCAGCTGATGGTGCGG
Coding sequences:
- the ctaD gene encoding cytochrome c oxidase subunit I, with product MSHSTTTGRRSVFSRPSAETGFSSWITTTDHKKIGIMYFFTVLVFFFLGGVESGLIRAQLAQAEQSLVTAEIYNQAFTMHGITMVFLVVMPLSAAFFNYLIPLQIGARDVAFPRLNAFSYWMYLFGGIFLYSSFLLGGAPNGSWVGYAPLSVDSVSNMAFYAVGLQLLGVSSLSAAVNFITTILNMRAPGMTFMRMPMFIWMSLVTNFLLLFALPIIAVALFMLQFDTVFGAQFFNPATGGDPILWQHLFWLFGHPEVYIMILPAMGIVSEILPVFSRKPLFGYAAVAFAGAAIGFIGFGVWAHHMFTSSIGPVARSAFALSTMFIAVPTGIKIFNWVFTMWGGKLRFTTPMLFSIGFVSMFTIGGLSGVTHSIVPHNAQQHDTYYVVAHFHYVLFGGALFGLIAGIYYWFPKVTGRLMSEKLGKVHFWTWLLGFNLTFGPMHMSGLLGQPRRTAILPGELGATVELYNLLSTAGLLVLVVSALLFLYNLLTSIKSGVASGPDPWDARTLEWLSASPPKVHNFDAIPNVSHRDEFWHRKYAEDESGRPVAVPAGASHDHVADADDRVAAAGDGTDAAHDGHDGGEHIHMPDPSYWPLVMCLGFFPMAYGLIGPTPWLIAIGLVWVVVGYFGWIIEPVAEGDDDDPIVEDPAAPRSGVAAH